ACTAAAATATGATGTCATTCCTGCGCGGGAATGACATAGAGTACGCTTTAACTTATCCACGCAATAATGCCATGTGAAAATAACGTTGAAGCATCTAATTTTTAAAAAACATAGGGACTATGAAAAAAGAATTACCGTTTGAAATTGTCTATGCCGATGAAATGGATAAAAATCATGAATCTATAATTATTGAGGCTTTTAACAAAGATGCTAGAGAGAAAAAGGGTTTAGAAGGAGATATTAAATCTTTTTCCTTTTCGTGTTTTGATAAGGATAAAAACTTTATTGCAGGAATTAGCGGTATGAGTTCTTGGGGACGGTTTTATATTCGTTCACTCTTTGTAAATGAAGATATAAGGGATCGGAATTATGGTACTTTACTAATAGAAAAAGCTGAGGATTTAGCACGTGAACGAGGCTGTAATTTTATTCATTTGATCACTATGGACTGGCAGGCAAAACCATTTTATGAAAAATTAGGCTATAAAGTTGAATTTACCAGACATGGCTATGAGAAAGATTCTATACTATATTCTTTAAGGAAAGATTTATGACACTAAAATGTGGAATTGTTGGGTTGCCGAATGTCGGTAAGTCGACGTTATTTAATGCACTAACGGCGAGCAAAGCAGCAGATGCGGCGAATTATCCGTTTTGTACTATTGAGCCGAATAGCGGTATAGTTTCAGTACCGGATGACCGTCTACAGAAATTGGCAAGTCTTGCCGGTTCTGCAAAACTTATCCCGTCTTATATAGAATTCGTCGATATTGCAGGGCTTGTCAAGGGAGCAAGCAAAGGTGAGGGACTCGGCAATAAATTTCTAGCTCACATAAGGGAAGTAGATGCAATTTTGCATGTGCTGCGCTGTTTTGAGGACGAGGATATTACGCATATTCATGATAAAATAGACCCGATACATGATTTGGAAATAATAGAAACGGAGTTAATACTTGCCGATATAGAATCGGTAGAAAAGCGTTTAACTAGTAGTGAGAAGCGCTTAAAAACAGGCGATAAGGCACTAAAAGATCAAGTAGAATTATTAAAAGAAATATATAAGG
This genomic window from Rickettsia endosymbiont of Ceutorhynchus obstrictus contains:
- a CDS encoding GNAT family N-acetyltransferase gives rise to the protein MKKELPFEIVYADEMDKNHESIIIEAFNKDAREKKGLEGDIKSFSFSCFDKDKNFIAGISGMSSWGRFYIRSLFVNEDIRDRNYGTLLIEKAEDLARERGCNFIHLITMDWQAKPFYEKLGYKVEFTRHGYEKDSILYSLRKDL